A region of Cellulophaga sp. RHA19 DNA encodes the following proteins:
- a CDS encoding membrane metalloprotease: MNLKTTVYFLLIISLFSACSTDSESDASSTDNNNEVITEEMKDRNRKNVGDSANDLLANDKYKSTVFEIFYVKDYKPTDETVENFKTFVTERLNKSKGWEIRLEEITVPAKSAYTVDDIIAMENNLRTQYNTNDKIAVFGIYLDAKYAGNTENGSVLGIAYQNTSFAIFENTVKTFSNKPLAPSRTVLSTTVLNHEFGHLLGLVNVGSEMQTDHQDIAHGKHCDVDNCLVYWTAETGEGLLNSITGGQIPTLDPQCIADLKANGGK, encoded by the coding sequence ATGAACCTTAAAACAACTGTTTATTTCCTTTTAATAATTAGCTTATTTAGCGCTTGCTCTACAGATAGCGAATCTGACGCATCATCTACTGATAATAACAACGAAGTTATTACTGAAGAAATGAAAGACAGAAATAGAAAAAATGTAGGTGACTCAGCAAACGATTTACTGGCTAATGACAAATATAAATCTACTGTTTTTGAAATATTCTACGTAAAAGATTATAAACCTACAGATGAAACTGTAGAAAATTTTAAAACTTTTGTTACAGAACGATTAAATAAATCTAAAGGTTGGGAAATTCGACTTGAAGAAATTACTGTACCCGCAAAATCTGCTTACACGGTTGATGATATTATTGCTATGGAAAACAACTTGCGTACTCAGTATAATACAAATGATAAAATTGCTGTTTTTGGTATTTATTTAGATGCAAAATATGCCGGAAATACAGAAAATGGCTCTGTTTTAGGAATTGCCTACCAAAACACATCTTTTGCTATTTTTGAAAACACTGTAAAAACTTTTAGTAACAAACCACTAGCTCCAAGCAGAACAGTATTATCTACTACCGTTTTAAATCACGAATTTGGACACTTACTTGGTTTAGTTAATGTTGGATCTGAAATGCAAACAGACCACCAAGACATAGCACACGGTAAGCATTGTGATGTAGACAATTGCTTAGTGTACTGGACTGCAGAAACAGGAGAAGGACTTTTAAACTCTATTACAGGAGGACAAATACCAACGTTAGATCCACAATGTATTGCAGACCTAAAAGCCAATGGCGGAAAGTAA
- a CDS encoding trans-sulfuration enzyme family protein, which translates to MKQSKAGLNTICTHTGEVEDKQFKGAVSPLYMSSSYAFEGVDVKRYPRYFNTPNQEALCRKVAALEHTEAGLIFGSGMAAVSTSLLAFLHAGDHVVLQKTLYGGTYNLIQEEFTKFGIEYSLTEGLKAEDFEAKIKENTKVVYIETPSNPLLTITDLKAVANLAKKHNLISMIDNTFASPVNQNPIDFGIDIVIHSATKYMGGHSDICAGAVASSAEYIDKIFQLAKNFGGSLSDYTVWLLERSMKTMGIRVKAQNENAQKMAEYLHQNKDVEVVYYPGLESHPDHELAKSQMKGFGGMLSFELKDDINAMNFQNALELIKPSMSLAGVESTVLSPTQTSHSLLSAEEREKQGIKDGLIRFSVGIEEVEDLIADIEQALAKVK; encoded by the coding sequence ATGAAGCAATCTAAAGCAGGGTTAAACACAATATGCACACATACAGGAGAGGTAGAAGATAAACAGTTTAAAGGCGCTGTATCTCCTTTATATATGAGTTCTTCCTATGCTTTTGAAGGCGTAGATGTTAAGCGTTACCCAAGGTATTTTAATACACCAAACCAAGAGGCTCTTTGCAGAAAGGTAGCAGCATTAGAACATACAGAAGCCGGATTAATTTTTGGAAGTGGAATGGCAGCTGTAAGTACATCTTTATTGGCTTTTTTGCACGCTGGAGACCACGTTGTACTCCAAAAAACATTATATGGTGGCACGTATAACTTAATACAAGAAGAGTTTACTAAGTTTGGAATAGAATACTCTTTAACAGAGGGTTTAAAGGCTGAAGATTTTGAAGCTAAAATAAAAGAAAATACAAAGGTTGTTTATATTGAAACACCATCTAATCCTTTGCTTACGATTACAGATTTAAAGGCGGTTGCAAATTTGGCTAAAAAGCACAATTTAATATCTATGATAGATAATACTTTTGCAAGTCCTGTAAATCAAAACCCAATAGATTTTGGAATAGATATAGTTATACACAGTGCTACAAAATATATGGGAGGACATTCTGATATTTGTGCAGGTGCTGTTGCATCTTCAGCAGAATATATAGATAAGATTTTTCAATTAGCAAAGAATTTTGGAGGTAGCTTAAGTGATTATACAGTTTGGTTGTTAGAACGTAGTATGAAAACGATGGGAATTAGAGTAAAAGCTCAGAATGAAAATGCACAAAAAATGGCAGAATATTTACATCAAAATAAAGATGTAGAAGTTGTGTATTATCCTGGTTTAGAGTCGCATCCAGACCACGAACTAGCAAAGTCACAAATGAAAGGTTTTGGAGGTATGTTATCTTTTGAGCTTAAGGACGACATAAATGCTATGAACTTTCAAAATGCATTAGAACTTATAAAACCATCTATGAGTTTGGCAGGGGTAGAGAGTACTGTTTTGTCTCCAACGCAAACATCTCATTCTTTATTAAGTGCAGAAGAAAGAGAAAAACAAGGCATTAAGGATGGTTTAATTCGTTTTTCTGTTGGTATAGAAGAAGTAGAAGATTTAATAGCTGATATAGAACAAGCATTAGCTAAGGTAAAATAG
- the bshB1 gene encoding bacillithiol biosynthesis deacetylase BshB1: MKLDILVFGAHPDDAELGAGATIAKEIANGKKVGIVDLTRGELGTRGTAQTRDEEATEAAKILGVSVRENLAFKDGFFVNDKAHQLEVIKMVRKYQPEIVLCNAIDDRHIDHGKGSKLVSDACFLSGLLKIETTINGEAQEKWRPKNVYHYIQWKNIEPDFVVDVTGFIDTKVKSVLAYKTQFYDTNSNAPQTPITSQNFLQSVTYRAQDLGRLIGVDHAEGFTVERFVAVNSLDDLI; this comes from the coding sequence ATGAAGTTAGATATATTAGTTTTTGGGGCGCACCCAGATGATGCAGAGCTGGGAGCAGGAGCTACAATAGCAAAAGAAATTGCAAATGGTAAAAAAGTTGGTATTGTAGATTTAACACGAGGTGAATTAGGTACTAGAGGAACAGCACAAACTAGAGATGAGGAGGCTACAGAAGCTGCTAAAATTTTAGGTGTTTCTGTTAGAGAAAATTTAGCTTTTAAAGATGGTTTTTTTGTAAACGATAAAGCGCACCAATTAGAAGTAATTAAAATGGTACGTAAATACCAGCCAGAAATTGTATTATGCAATGCTATTGATGATAGGCATATAGATCACGGTAAAGGTAGTAAACTTGTTAGTGATGCTTGTTTTTTAAGCGGGTTGTTAAAAATAGAAACAACAATAAATGGAGAAGCTCAGGAAAAATGGAGGCCTAAAAACGTTTATCATTATATACAGTGGAAAAATATAGAGCCAGATTTTGTGGTAGATGTTACGGGCTTTATAGATACCAAAGTAAAGTCTGTTTTAGCATACAAAACTCAGTTTTACGATACAAATAGTAATGCACCACAAACACCTATTACGAGTCAGAATTTTTTACAAAGTGTAACTTATAGAGCTCAAGATTTAGGGCGTTTAATAGGGGTAGACCACGCAGAAGGTTTTACTGTAGAGCGCTTTGTAGCTGTAAATAGTTTGGATGACTTAATTTAA
- a CDS encoding tetratricopeptide repeat-containing sensor histidine kinase, which translates to MNNSLQSNLLKKIITLTLVCFSVLSANSQSKIDSIRALVENASEKLKTKEDKQNYIDLLTSLASYYRYENVDSLKAISDRVYKLSETINYSKGKTDALSHFAYYNSYQGDFDLAIKQITEALNIAEKIDYIDGQISLSNQLGSEYAYIGKNGEALKAYLKGADLALENDEKVLLSFIKDNTASLYASQKDYKQSIALYKEVDKLNKEIGNPIYIAETYANMSDIYIRVNELDLATKYIDNSIATFEKKGDKEWLSYCYINKGRILIEQKQPELALKWLSISENILKELTDDRTVMSLENAKAKAYLSLKQMNKAETAVNKAIEIGTRFKLLEELEESYETLYQIHKQNNKTDLALESLELFKKTSDSILRRENSNSLGAFKTRTEYERQKRDTEADAKKEIDKHQNYLYIAIAALVVLSFILLLIKIQANTRKKLYNQLIEQTEILKKRENELENINKTKDKLFSIIGHDLRNPIAALQSLLDMFVSKDVEAEDFIRFIPKLKSDVDALFFTLTNLLSWSRTQMNGGSTSPSKAKINNLTQNNINLLAELAENKNISITNNIPANAIVWADKNQTSVVIRNLLSNAIKFTKTDGNIVLNAKETENTWIVSVKDSGIGIKPELIEELFTNESAIAVSYGTNNEKGTGLGLPLCKEMITNNKGTIWIESTLGIGSTFYFELPKEEI; encoded by the coding sequence ATGAACAATAGTTTACAAAGTAATTTACTTAAAAAAATAATTACACTTACACTTGTATGCTTTTCTGTGCTATCTGCAAATTCTCAATCTAAAATAGACAGTATTAGAGCATTAGTAGAAAATGCATCTGAAAAATTAAAAACTAAAGAAGACAAACAAAACTACATAGATTTACTTACATCTTTAGCTAGTTATTACAGGTATGAAAACGTAGATAGCTTAAAAGCTATATCTGACAGAGTATACAAACTAAGTGAAACTATAAACTACAGCAAAGGTAAAACAGATGCTTTATCTCATTTTGCATACTACAACTCTTACCAAGGAGACTTTGATTTAGCCATAAAACAAATTACAGAAGCTTTAAACATAGCAGAGAAAATTGATTATATAGATGGTCAAATTAGTTTATCTAATCAACTTGGTTCTGAATATGCATATATTGGAAAAAATGGAGAAGCTTTAAAAGCTTATTTAAAAGGTGCAGATTTAGCTCTAGAAAACGATGAAAAAGTACTTTTATCTTTCATAAAAGATAACACCGCTAGTTTATATGCTTCCCAAAAAGACTACAAACAAAGTATTGCCTTATATAAAGAAGTAGACAAGCTAAACAAAGAAATAGGCAACCCTATATACATTGCAGAAACATACGCCAACATGTCTGACATTTACATAAGAGTAAATGAATTAGACTTAGCCACTAAATATATAGATAATAGTATTGCCACTTTTGAAAAAAAAGGGGATAAAGAATGGCTATCTTATTGCTATATAAATAAAGGAAGAATATTAATTGAACAAAAACAGCCGGAGTTAGCTTTAAAATGGCTAAGTATTAGTGAAAATATTTTAAAAGAATTAACAGACGATAGAACTGTAATGTCTTTAGAGAACGCAAAAGCTAAAGCTTACTTAAGTCTAAAGCAGATGAACAAAGCTGAAACTGCCGTTAACAAAGCTATTGAAATAGGAACAAGATTTAAACTACTAGAAGAACTAGAGGAATCTTACGAAACACTTTACCAAATACACAAACAAAATAATAAAACAGATTTAGCATTAGAAAGTCTGGAATTGTTTAAAAAAACTTCTGATTCTATATTAAGAAGAGAAAACAGCAACAGCTTAGGTGCATTTAAAACAAGAACAGAATACGAAAGGCAAAAAAGAGATACAGAGGCAGATGCTAAAAAAGAAATAGACAAACATCAAAATTACCTTTATATAGCAATTGCAGCTTTAGTTGTATTAAGTTTTATTTTACTACTTATAAAAATACAAGCTAATACTAGAAAAAAATTATACAACCAGCTTATAGAGCAAACCGAAATATTAAAAAAGAGAGAGAACGAATTAGAAAACATAAATAAAACAAAAGATAAACTATTTTCTATTATTGGTCACGATCTTAGAAATCCTATTGCTGCTTTACAAAGTCTTTTAGATATGTTTGTTTCTAAAGATGTAGAAGCAGAAGATTTTATACGTTTTATACCAAAACTAAAGAGTGATGTTGATGCTTTATTTTTTACGCTAACAAATCTGTTATCTTGGAGTAGAACACAAATGAACGGCGGCTCTACTTCTCCTTCAAAAGCCAAAATAAACAACCTTACTCAAAACAATATTAACTTATTAGCTGAGCTCGCTGAAAATAAAAACATTAGTATCACAAATAACATACCTGCAAACGCTATTGTTTGGGCAGATAAAAACCAAACGAGTGTTGTTATACGCAATCTACTTAGTAATGCTATAAAGTTTACTAAAACAGATGGCAACATAGTTTTAAACGCTAAAGAAACTGAAAACACCTGGATTGTTAGCGTAAAAGATTCTGGCATAGGAATTAAACCAGAATTAATTGAAGAGCTATTTACCAACGAAAGTGCAATAGCAGTGTCTTATGGTACCAATAATGAAAAAGGTACAGGACTAGGACTTCCTTTGTGTAAAGAAATGATCACCAATAACAAAGGCACAATCTGGATAGAAAGCACCTTAGGTATTGGTAGTACATTTTATTTTGAATTACCAAAAGAAGAGATTTAA
- a CDS encoding tetratricopeptide repeat-containing sensor histidine kinase yields MVIKSQYKVYCLNIRRPYYLLSLLCTLLFCCITKANGVNTPTISSDLVKKDTIYVNALINKAERLRFYNSDSLLILANESLKLSEELEYSYGISNALLQTANYYSDAGNSEKANTLYIKALEESKKTTDSNLQLSIMNNFAKSYYYFGNYANSLAIYLEGVELAEKSNNNRMLSVMNENIANLYSAQKDYKQALLFLEKSIKLNLIIKDDFYSAKTLCNYAYLQSEIGNINNAMFNINKSISIFEEYNNIRWIAKAYRVKGDIYLKQKKYTWAIRWYDQSFHLYDQIKNNRDKLNLLSGLAYAHFGNKNTDTAELYALTAYNNAKELNSIKNIESASDILYKINKNKKDFEKSLFFHELYKKVTDSLSRKENKRSLLMLQTKIERDKLKETKEVVDKLENARIRSAIYIGISILIIWGIITYMMSKSRKAHKKLNTELQLKQVVLENREEELQEINETKDKLFSIIAHDLRGPIGALLDVLKMMKSGDLAITEFRDFVPKLIKDVDHISFTLNNLLSWGQTQMNGATTNTTLAELNTLAENNINLLGETAKKKSITLVNEIPENTMIFSDPNQIDIVIRNIISNALKFTPKGGKITIDAQEKYQFIEVTIKDTGIGMSEEDLSKVFTPNQSHTTFGTDNEKGTGLGISLSKEMVENNGGNLWAKSKLGKGTIFYFTVPKGEDNYQYTL; encoded by the coding sequence ATGGTTATAAAATCACAATATAAAGTGTATTGTTTAAATATAAGAAGGCCGTATTATCTACTGTCTTTACTTTGTACACTATTATTCTGCTGTATTACAAAAGCAAATGGTGTCAATACTCCTACTATTAGTAGTGACTTGGTTAAAAAAGACACAATTTATGTAAATGCCTTAATAAACAAAGCAGAAAGACTTCGTTTTTATAATTCTGACAGTTTACTAATTTTAGCTAATGAGTCTTTAAAACTTAGCGAAGAATTAGAATACAGTTACGGTATAAGCAATGCTCTTTTACAAACAGCCAATTACTATTCTGATGCCGGTAATAGTGAAAAAGCAAATACATTATATATAAAAGCTCTAGAAGAAAGCAAAAAGACAACAGACAGTAATTTACAATTGTCTATAATGAATAATTTTGCAAAGTCTTATTATTATTTTGGTAACTACGCCAATTCTTTGGCAATATATTTAGAGGGAGTAGAATTAGCAGAAAAAAGCAATAACAACAGAATGCTTTCTGTAATGAACGAAAATATTGCCAACCTCTACTCTGCTCAAAAAGATTACAAACAAGCATTATTGTTCTTAGAAAAATCTATAAAACTAAACCTTATCATTAAGGATGATTTTTACTCTGCAAAAACGTTATGTAATTATGCTTATTTACAAAGTGAAATAGGCAACATTAATAATGCTATGTTTAACATTAATAAGAGTATTAGCATTTTTGAAGAATACAACAACATTAGATGGATAGCAAAGGCCTATAGAGTAAAGGGAGATATTTACTTAAAACAAAAAAAATACACTTGGGCTATACGTTGGTATGACCAAAGCTTTCATTTATATGACCAAATAAAAAACAACAGAGACAAGCTAAATTTACTTAGCGGTTTAGCATATGCACATTTTGGCAACAAAAATACAGATACAGCAGAATTATACGCACTTACAGCTTACAATAACGCAAAAGAACTTAACTCTATTAAAAATATAGAAAGCGCTTCTGACATCTTATATAAAATAAATAAAAACAAAAAAGACTTTGAAAAATCATTGTTTTTTCATGAACTATATAAAAAAGTAACAGACTCTTTATCCAGAAAAGAGAACAAGCGTAGTTTATTAATGCTTCAAACAAAAATTGAGAGAGATAAACTAAAAGAAACTAAAGAAGTTGTAGATAAACTGGAGAATGCCAGAATTAGGAGTGCTATTTACATAGGCATCTCTATTTTAATAATATGGGGTATTATAACCTATATGATGTCTAAAAGTAGAAAAGCTCATAAAAAGCTTAATACAGAGTTGCAATTAAAGCAAGTTGTTTTAGAAAACAGAGAAGAAGAACTGCAAGAGATTAATGAAACAAAAGATAAATTATTCTCTATTATTGCACATGATTTAAGAGGCCCAATAGGTGCATTATTAGATGTTTTAAAAATGATGAAGTCTGGCGATTTAGCCATAACAGAGTTTAGAGACTTTGTTCCTAAACTTATAAAAGATGTAGATCATATATCTTTTACATTAAACAACTTACTATCATGGGGACAAACACAGATGAATGGTGCAACTACCAATACTACATTAGCAGAATTAAATACTTTAGCAGAGAACAACATAAATTTATTAGGCGAAACTGCTAAAAAGAAATCTATTACGTTAGTAAATGAAATTCCAGAAAATACTATGATATTTTCTGATCCAAACCAAATAGATATTGTTATTAGAAACATAATTAGCAATGCACTTAAGTTTACTCCTAAAGGAGGAAAAATAACAATAGACGCACAAGAAAAATATCAATTTATTGAAGTTACCATAAAAGATACTGGCATAGGGATGAGTGAAGAAGACTTAAGTAAAGTATTTACCCCAAACCAAAGTCACACTACCTTTGGCACTGATAATGAAAAAGGAACAGGCTTGGGCATCTCTTTAAGTAAAGAAATGGTAGAAAATAATGGAGGTAATTTATGGGCAAAAAGTAAATTAGGAAAAGGAACTATATTTTATTTTACTGTTCCAAAGGGAGAAGACAATTATCAATACACACTATAA
- a CDS encoding M28 family peptidase yields the protein MKKLAFMALALAVSCNSTQKTTGEKKTEKAVEANPETYGNTITEAELKTHLYTYASDEFEGRETGKPGQKKAIEYIKKEYIGLGIKPAKADGNYFQDVPLEISKLPTGSLSINGTEYKLGEDYVATTAASGDYTNVVYVGFGIEEENYSDYKNLDVTDKIIIAKVGEPKNDDGTYVLSGSKEKSSWNNPSEALAKRVETAKEKGAVGIIFYDENNYPRYQQYFAQMKKSGRERISPKPATPNKFATILVNSKLANAIVKNIATDNTPKVVNTTLNVDLKSGNKDVKSENVVAYIKGSEKPDEYLVISSHLDHIGVSADGQVNNGADDDGSGTVALLEIAEAFRKAELDGNGPKRSVVFLHVTGEEKGLLGSQHYTDVDPIFPLENTVADLNIDMVGRIDPKREGDRNYIYLIGSDKLSTELHNLSEEVNKKYTNVVLDYTYNDENDPNRFYYRSDHYNFAKNNIPIIFYFNGTHDDYHQPSDTPDKINYDLLENRTRLVFYTAWEIANRANKLVVDKPTE from the coding sequence ATGAAAAAACTAGCATTTATGGCCTTAGCTTTGGCTGTAAGCTGTAATTCGACTCAGAAAACTACAGGCGAAAAGAAAACGGAAAAGGCTGTGGAAGCTAATCCAGAAACTTATGGTAACACTATTACCGAAGCTGAATTAAAAACACACTTATACACTTATGCTTCTGATGAATTTGAAGGCCGTGAGACAGGAAAACCTGGACAAAAAAAGGCAATAGAATACATTAAAAAAGAATATATAGGTTTAGGTATTAAACCAGCTAAAGCAGATGGCAACTACTTTCAAGATGTTCCTTTAGAGATATCTAAACTACCTACAGGTTCTCTTAGCATAAACGGAACGGAATACAAATTAGGAGAGGATTATGTTGCTACTACTGCTGCTTCTGGAGACTACACTAATGTTGTATATGTAGGTTTTGGTATAGAAGAAGAAAACTACTCTGACTATAAAAACCTAGACGTTACAGATAAAATTATTATAGCTAAAGTAGGAGAACCTAAAAATGATGATGGTACTTATGTATTGTCTGGTTCTAAAGAAAAATCTTCTTGGAACAACCCTTCTGAAGCATTAGCAAAAAGAGTTGAAACTGCAAAAGAAAAAGGTGCAGTAGGTATTATTTTTTACGACGAAAACAACTACCCAAGATACCAGCAATATTTTGCTCAAATGAAAAAAAGCGGTAGAGAAAGAATTTCTCCTAAACCTGCAACACCTAATAAGTTTGCAACAATTTTAGTTAATTCTAAATTAGCAAACGCCATTGTTAAAAACATTGCTACAGATAACACACCTAAAGTTGTTAACACTACTTTAAATGTAGATTTAAAAAGCGGCAATAAAGATGTAAAGTCTGAAAATGTAGTTGCTTACATTAAAGGTTCTGAGAAACCAGATGAATATCTTGTTATATCTTCTCACTTAGACCACATTGGTGTATCTGCAGACGGACAAGTTAATAATGGTGCTGATGATGATGGTTCTGGTACTGTTGCATTACTAGAAATTGCTGAAGCTTTTAGAAAGGCAGAATTAGATGGTAACGGACCAAAACGTTCTGTTGTATTTTTACACGTTACTGGTGAAGAAAAAGGTCTATTAGGTTCTCAACACTATACAGATGTAGATCCAATTTTTCCTTTAGAAAATACTGTTGCTGATTTAAATATTGATATGGTTGGTAGAATTGACCCTAAGCGTGAAGGAGACAGAAACTATATTTACCTTATTGGATCTGATAAATTAAGTACAGAATTGCACAACTTATCTGAAGAAGTAAATAAAAAATACACCAATGTTGTTTTAGATTATACTTATAATGATGAAAATGATCCCAACCGTTTTTACTACAGAAGTGATCACTATAACTTTGCTAAAAACAACATCCCTATTATTTTCTATTTTAACGGTACTCATGATGATTATCATCAACCATCTGATACTCCAGATAAGATTAACTACGATCTATTAGAGAACAGAACTAGATTAGTTTTTTACACAGCATGGGAAATTGCTAACAGAGCAAACAAACTAGTTGTAGATAAACCTACAGAATAG
- a CDS encoding CASTOR/POLLUX-related putative ion channel → MKNSFSERLNYKAERFLSKGGSSIFKSLLIIFIVVFVFLVGLRLLLINLFPSLDYTGNIFRDIWVTFLEMTDPGNMNQDNDAPTFLKVLTVLSGLTGVILLSMLIGFITTALDTMLYDFRKGRGKVIESNHTIILGWNERVVDVIRELILANESESKASVVILSNTDKEEMDNLITKRLPDMMTTEVITTQGDYANINELKRINLHSARSIIILAGCSESATLSKKKASDVQSVKSILAITACQNGKNELPIIAEIFTKEKRDIISFFEDDNIIAIDSWNIMGKLLIQTSLTSGLDSVYKEILSFDGCEIYFYEDDWNKVPFGELSYYLKDGIPLGIYSEEEGLVLRPPVDKVLNNGDSVVILAEDDSTISFEGKQYFFPNRDKKIIDVRLEQKKKRILILGWHKVAEVFIEEATDYLLEGSDFDILFDEPTDELTQIVTDIKGLYPDFNINLHNSNPLDLHKLEEINPEGYDTVVILSQSMEEQSADKIDSDTLIILLLLRKLVQSADGLHIITQVLNSENQEIITQTNVDDFIISNKLITMILAQLSEEALMKTFYDDIFSEDGSEIYVKPATLYFDTFPQKITFADAIFCAQQRDEICLGIRKGNLSKSLENNFGITLNLSKDTEIELLEDDFLIVLSEDEL, encoded by the coding sequence ATGAAGAATTCTTTTTCTGAACGCTTAAACTACAAGGCAGAACGCTTTTTAAGCAAAGGAGGCTCATCAATCTTTAAGAGTCTTTTAATTATATTTATCGTTGTATTTGTATTTCTGGTAGGATTGCGATTATTACTTATAAATCTTTTTCCTAGTCTAGATTATACAGGAAACATTTTTAGAGATATTTGGGTTACTTTTTTAGAAATGACAGATCCTGGTAATATGAATCAGGATAATGATGCACCAACTTTTTTAAAGGTTTTAACGGTTTTATCTGGCTTAACCGGTGTTATTTTGCTGTCTATGCTTATAGGTTTTATTACAACTGCCTTAGATACAATGTTGTATGATTTTAGAAAAGGTAGGGGTAAGGTTATAGAAAGTAACCACACTATTATTTTAGGATGGAATGAGCGTGTAGTAGATGTTATAAGAGAATTGATTTTAGCTAATGAGAGCGAGTCTAAAGCGTCTGTTGTTATTTTATCTAACACAGATAAAGAAGAAATGGATAACTTAATTACTAAGCGTTTGCCAGATATGATGACGACAGAGGTAATTACAACTCAAGGAGATTATGCCAATATTAACGAGCTAAAACGTATTAATTTACACTCGGCTAGGTCTATTATAATACTTGCTGGTTGTTCTGAAAGTGCAACTTTAAGTAAAAAGAAAGCTAGTGATGTACAATCTGTTAAATCTATCTTGGCAATTACAGCCTGTCAAAATGGTAAAAACGAGTTGCCAATTATTGCAGAGATTTTTACCAAAGAAAAAAGAGATATTATAAGCTTTTTTGAAGATGATAATATTATTGCTATTGATAGCTGGAATATTATGGGTAAACTTTTAATACAGACATCGTTAACAAGTGGTTTGGATTCTGTTTATAAAGAGATTTTATCTTTTGATGGCTGTGAAATATACTTTTATGAAGATGATTGGAATAAGGTGCCTTTTGGAGAATTAAGTTATTATTTAAAAGACGGTATTCCGTTGGGTATTTACTCAGAGGAAGAAGGTTTGGTGCTTAGGCCTCCAGTAGATAAAGTACTAAACAATGGAGATTCTGTTGTAATTTTAGCAGAAGATGATTCTACAATATCTTTTGAGGGGAAGCAATACTTTTTTCCTAATAGAGATAAAAAAATTATTGATGTTCGTTTAGAGCAGAAGAAAAAACGAATTTTAATCTTAGGTTGGCATAAAGTGGCTGAAGTTTTTATAGAGGAGGCTACGGATTACTTATTGGAAGGTTCAGATTTTGATATTTTGTTTGATGAACCTACGGATGAATTAACGCAGATAGTTACAGATATTAAAGGTTTATATCCAGATTTTAATATCAATTTGCATAATTCTAATCCTTTAGATCTACACAAGCTTGAAGAAATTAATCCAGAGGGTTATGATACTGTTGTAATATTGTCTCAGAGTATGGAAGAGCAATCTGCAGATAAAATAGATTCTGATACCCTAATTATTTTACTGTTACTACGTAAACTAGTACAAAGCGCAGACGGACTACATATAATTACTCAGGTTTTAAATTCTGAAAATCAAGAAATAATTACACAAACAAATGTAGATGATTTTATAATTAGTAATAAGCTAATTACAATGATATTGGCGCAATTAAGTGAAGAGGCTTTAATGAAGACTTTTTACGATGATATTTTCTCTGAAGATGGAAGTGAAATTTATGTAAAACCAGCAACACTTTATTTTGATACTTTTCCGCAGAAAATAACTTTTGCAGATGCTATTTTTTGTGCACAACAGAGAGATGAAATTTGTTTAGGAATTAGAAAAGGTAATTTAAGCAAAAGCTTAGAAAATAATTTTGGTATTACTTTAAACTTATCTAAAGACACAGAAATAGAATTATTAGAAGATGATTTCTTAATTGTATTATCAGAAGACGAACTGTAA